Part of the Nicotiana tabacum cultivar K326 chromosome 20, ASM71507v2, whole genome shotgun sequence genome, ctaaagtggctagcgcattattatttttgaggAGAGCCGTGAAATTCATTAGACGGTCCGTCCCGAAATCTAAAGTATTTTAAcgcaatatttactgagggccctgcaacttctgtattttatttggcgGGGCTTGTCTCATttgttttaaaaggatatcctaaagcaagctataattttctacttaacttgtctctaataataaaaataaaacctaactaATTGTTATTTTTTAAGGAGTACTACATCTAGACCTACAAACTCCAAACAGTTTGCGTGAGGGAATCATAGTTCAGGCCCAAACGGATATGCATGTCAGACCCGGGCCATTTATTTCGGCCCTGAAGCTTACACTTTATGCAAAAGGGCTGTCGAGCCCCAGCCATCGAATTAATCAATGCTTCAATTTAATGGTGCACAAATGTTCACCGAAAGTTTTTAAACTATCAAGTTTAATGAACTAACTCATCTTAACGAACAATTATTCGGATTTTTTTTACCCCAACCCTTATGCTAACCAAAATTACCAACTCGAGTTCATGTGTTTACCAGATTTAGAATCGTTGTTCATGCTAGGAATTAATACGGGCAATAAAGGAAAaacttaacttgtggaggtgatTAGCTACTGTGCCATATTATTCGCGCAATTAGTCATGTATAATTTTATACCCGTTTGTGATCCCAGCACCCTAAATATGGAAACTATAGTAATTGGCTACTAACAGTTAACTAAATTAACTATAGCAAATCCGGGCAGCTCATACAGTCCAGTACAGATTCAAAGTCATATAATCAATGATCCACAgtctttttagtttaattacaAGACGAGTTTCAGAAATTCTAATTAATGCGTATTTGAAATCTATAACTACAAGCTATACTAATAATGAAATACAGAAGCAAATTCATGTGATAGCAGTGCCTCGTCATTTGATTTCATAATCGTTCAGATACATCGAATGAAACTTCAAGGCATTAGAGACAACAAGGTACCTGAAAATATAATCGAGTAGAATGAGGAGTTAGCAACAGAAGAGCAAACAGCAGCAACCAGGAATTCCAACAGCAACCATCATATCTCAAGACCAACTTTTACCCAGAATCAACTCGACCACAACCCAGAACATGTTGCAcaaaaacaatagcaacaacaaatacTAAACGAACAGACTCAATAGAGTTTGAATTAAACCAAAACTTAAACAGTAGACTACTGAACCACTTCAGCAATGAGAATCGCTATCCAGAATTGACTTACACCTATGAATGCAATGAAACAATATATTTTGATTTTCTGTTCTTAAACTTTCCAGAGCTAAAAAAAACTGAATGCCCTCAAGAAAAACCCAGACCCGACCTGAATGGAACAGTAGAACCTAAGTGTGTATGCCTATATTCTCAGCCTGTTTGCAGCCTCAAAGACACTGTTAACAATGCTCTCACCATACTCTCCATAAAAATCTCTTTGcccaaaagaaaaatcaagaccCAGGACTAAAATAAAAGGACCCCCCTGACTCTGTCCCAAAATCCCTCTATTTATCTGCAAACTACAACCCCTTTTACAGCTCTTAGGAGCACTTAGACCCATAAATTAAGCATTTTCCCCATGATCTTCTCTAGAAccccactagagtatgttttgttccccactaaacTTCTTTTCTATTTATTAATCCCACGCGGGTATGGGCAGCCTATTTTTCTATTCAAATCCCTTAAACCTTGTGAAATGGTGCCCATGATCCCTTAAACAGTCATCAACCCCCCACTACTGTTTAAACtatttcattagtttaatggtactttagtaccctactgtcagaccATTCAACTTAAACCATTTTCAAACCTTTTAAATCCCAAATACCCTCCTATAgtccctgaaattactgtcctacccaATCCCTTTTAATCTGTATTAAACCTTTCAACTCTGACCTATTCAAACCTACCAACTAACTAAGCTGAATCCTAATTAACCAACAAACTACAATAGCTATAATCAATTCAACTTATCAAATCAGTCAGTAATTCAAGATAGAAACtcatatcaaatcaaatggcatgaAGACTAAGGGTTCAGGGCAGCACATATTGAACTAACTACATTGGGGAACCAATCATATTTAGCTCAGAAATAATGAACTAAAATCAACTAGACGAGCATACGCTTAATTAAATTGGAATACAAAAGAAGAAACAGTCAGAAGAGCTTTAAGGGGATTGACAGATTCAGGATAACAAATGACCAATAAATTCAGTTCAATGTGAtgaactgaatataccaacaggttcagttctaagttcaaacataccaacaggcTCATTTCAACACAAAATTTAGAACATAAACAAAGCAGGAGGGGTAACAGACTGGAATGAACTATGAAATCCAAATCAAAATTAAACTACTATTGTGTTAAACTAACACTCAAACCTACCGGactaatcgacgaaacttattcAGTTGATTAAACAATTTATAACATGTGTTATTAACAGAAGGAAAACTGGACCAAGAAAAAGGCCcgaaagaaaaggaagaattaTTTGACAAAAATGATGAACTACTcagtcaaaataaaacaaacaacagaaggaaaaggaaaacaaaaggaaatacctcaaaacttcagactaaacccCATTCGTTTCAGTTTGAACTTCGTCTTGAGACTTTGAAGCCGAaacagaccttaatcgagtgttctcgattGAGAACACTTGACTAAAGTCGGTTAAGACCTCAAATCTTTACCTTTACTCGGACATGTTCCAAGTTTTGGCTCTCTAGAGTTCTTCCATAGATTTAAGATTCGACCAGTTCTAGCAAGGTTCGAGACAAAGTAGGGGTGGTTTGGGAACGAGGGGGGTCACGTGGAGCTGGGGTGTGAACTTGGGACTGGTTgggtaggtttagggttttgctcaaatcttcgattgaagattcgagacaaaccgggatgattcgaggttaaaggggtagggatctgtgttgagggtggttaggaggttcagTGGTGTGAATTTCGTGGTCAAcggcatcgttgccgccggctttcaggtGAAGGGgtatgagggcggctagggtttcagggGTCGTTTGTTCTCTGGTTCTTGGAGACGAAGGGGAGGGGTTTGGCTTGGGGGGGGGGGACGGGTAAGGGATTAGGTTTATATACCAGAGGGGGAAACTAATCCTAGCCGTTTGATCTGATGAGATCAACAGCCTGAATTGATCATTTAAGTGGAACGGCGCCGTTTAGGCACTCCTGAGACCGGATCCATCTTCGGTAAATGGGTCGGGTTTGGGGAATGGGTAAAGGAGAGATGATCCTGGTCGTTGGATTGATTCAATCCAACGACACTGATTGAAAGTGACATAAACGACGTCATTTGGGACGTTTGAGTGGGCTGATCAGTTGGACCGGGTTAGACACAAAATTTGGGCTGGATTTGGTCAAAATTAACATGGCCCAGTCcgatttctcttctatttttcatttttgatttcttttcttcctaaattattttctaaaattataaactaagttaacttattaaaaatactaattatcttctaataacatttatcacatataattaaatgccaattaataataaaatcacacaattcaacattaaatgctaaaaatgcaaagtacattattttttatgattttcattttcgtaaaacaaatcactggttaattaatcctaaattgtaaacacaaatgcaacacatatatttttgtatttttcagtagtaaaaatagaataaacatgcacggacaaatacaaataaatcacaagcaacacacaactattttattttgaatttttgtgggagtagttcttgtagggcaaaaatcacgtgctcacaggccCAATGAGCTGGAGTCAACTGCCCGAATGGGTCTCCCGGTCCAACCTGATGCGACTGACTCTTTTTGTTCCGATTTGGGTTCTCGGGAATTGAAGAAGAACCTGAAGGGGATGATAATGAAGGCTAAGATCTTGAGCCGGCGACAGATCTACCTACTTCTCTGGGGGCGCAGATGCTTCTCTTCCCTCAAATTCTGGGGATGCATTAGTTTagctttttgctttcttttcactttgcttttcttttccatACTTTTGTACTTGTGCTGCTTGGCATGTTTGTTGTTTATAAAAGTGTTTTTTTGTTTAAGCATTGCGTATATTTTACTTTTTTGCGTCGAGTTATGCAAGGCTTCGAGTATATTTTTTCCCGATTGAATTTGAATTTCGGGCATAGGATCTTCTGGAATCAACCTTACTGTGAGGGTTTCCTGTTATGTTTGCGGTGCTCTTATGTTTCCTGTTATGTTTTCTGTTAtataagagggccctcttatgtttgcggtgctcttgaagaagacgtctcctgttcattacagCACTAACATTTGTAGTACTTGATTAGCGTTTCCTGTTCATTACGATACTAACATTTGTAGTacttgattaactttcaaatgataaaattaattcatcgttcagacaagaaacaagataaaaataaaaggactttatttattccttccattttcaaaagcaCATAAGCATTTGTTGTGGTGAAAAAAAATTTGCCAGTACTCGTGGCTcatttgtacaacttgtttctgcAGGGCCGATTGCATAGTCCCCCGTCCCGATGATACATATTTGTTCTCGGATTTTGTAGTCCCAATGTATGTGGCAGTCATATTGAGGTATTCTCATATCTTCCCCCTCCCttccagtgttcgaatgcgaagaatgtgaATTTGAACACGGGAAGTCTTGCTCCTTTGAAGATCCCACTAGTgaatggttagataatctttggtccGATAGTAAGCTTTCATTTCCTGTTAGGAACTTTGCTATagagccaaagactatctaactCCCCCTCCCCCAGTGGCTTGCACTCGTGAGTGGTCGGGTAACCTTTAACCCGATAACAAACTTTACTACCaagcaaaagattatctaaccatcccATAGTAGTTCATTGCTTCCATGCCTTGTGATTTAAAGGTCTTACTTCTACTGACGGTGTTTCCTTCGTAGTATACTTTctgttgctgcctcgttaaaaaccttgccaaaaaaaccCAATTAGGATAAAAAACTGgatgaaggaaaaagagtgcaacacaacTTTCAGTATAGGCGGTGCTTCATCAATAATAATATCTTTTGTAGTGTGACACATTCCAGTTGCTCGGCAATTTTACTCCGTCTTAATTTCCCAATTCGTATGATCTTTTTCCCGGTGACAGCTGAAatccggtaggggccttcccacgttggacccaGCTTTCCTGTGTTGATCTTTCGGGTATTTTGAGTCACTCTTCTTAAAACAAAGTGTCCCACTTTGAAAAAACAGagattggctcttcggttgtaatatctttcAATCCTTTATTTTTGGGCCGCCATCCTTATATGTGCCAAGTCCTTGCATTCGTCAAGTAGCTCCAATCTGACCATTAATGCTTCGTTGTTTGCTTCTTCGTTCCCCCGGAAGTATCTCACGGTGGGTTCTCCTACTTCTACCGAAATCAAGGCTCCTGCTTCGTATACGAGAGAAAAGGTGTCTCCCCCGTGCTTGATTTAGCCGTAGTGCAATATGAACATAACACTCCTGGTATCTATTCGGGCCATTTCTCTTTGGTTGCTTCCAATcactttttgagattttgaataattACTTTGTTCGTCGATTCCGCATGTCCGTTTGTGCTCGGATAGTACGGCAATgatgtgattcttttgattttcaagtctttaatgaattttattgacCTTTGCACCTATAAATCGTGGCATGTTGCTGTATGCTATCTCTTTTGATATTCTGAACCTGCAAATTATGTCCTCGCACAGGAAATCACCTACTTCGTGCTTACCGATTTTCTGGTACAGACCTGCTTCAATCACTTAGAAAGTAGTcaattaaaatcaaaagaaatcttaccttaccaaGAGCTGGCGGCAACAGACCGACTAtatccatccctcatttcatgaatggctaGGGCGACAAAACTGAGTACAATAGCTCTGCTAGTTGACGCACCAACGGTACGTGGCGTTGACACTTACGCATTTCTAAACATAAGCCTTAACATCTTGTTCCATcctgggccagtagtatcctgccctaatTAGCTTTAATACCAAGAAATCCGTGCCCGAGTGTTTTTTGCAGAtcccttcgtgaacttctctcacaAAGTAGTTAGCTTTGGAGgctcccaaacatcgggccaacgggccttaGAAAGATCTTCTATACATTGACCTCCCTTGAAACAGTATCGAGCTGCTTTAGTGCGCATCGCCCGGGATGCCTTGGGATCATCGGGGAGTTTTCCATGCTCGAGATAGTCAATGATCTCATTCTTCAAGTCCCAAACCAAATTGGTCACATTTACTTCATAATAGTCGTCCATATCCAATACCGAATGCATAAGCTACACGACCGTACAAGAGTTTGGCCCCTTCAATTTCGTGGAAAAGGATAGATTGGCTAGCGCATCTGCTTCCATGTTTTCCTCCCTCGGAATATGGGTTATTGACCATTCCCCGAATTGTGCAAGCAGACACTGTACTTTCATAACATATTGCTGCATGCGTTCCTCTTTGGCATCGAAGATTCCACAGACCTAATTTACTACCAACTGGGAATTACATTTGATTTCCATGACCTCAGAGTCCAGTCCCCGGCCAActcgagtcctgcaatcaaagcctcatactctacttcattgttagttaagaGAATAGTTCTTATGGCATGCCTCAGGGTTTCTCCCAAAGGCATGATTAATACTAcaccgagcccggacccttttacattGGAAGCTCCATATGTGAAAAAAGTCCAGACTCCTTATGTCGATTCCGACACCATCACCGCTTTTTTAGTGGCCAAAGGCAGCAATCTGTGACTGAAATTAGCCATAAAGTCGCAAAAACTTGTGACTTTATcgcagtcctaggtttataatATATGTTAAATTCACTCATTTAAACTTCCCACTTGGCCAGCCGACCAGAAAGTTCATGTTTGTGAAGGATTTCTGTAGGGGAATGGTTGTCACCATGGCTATCGGGTGATATTGCAAATAAGGCATAAGTTTTCGAGAAGCAATTAtgagagctaaggccaatttttcaAGGTGTGTGTAGCAAGTTTCCGCTTCCATTAAAagtttgctaacataataaataggatgtTACGTATACGAGACCACTAAGTAAATTAGCAGTTGTTCGCCTTCCTCAGGTTTGGATCGTAATggagggctcgataaataccttttcaaatctttcaTATCTTGTTGTCATTCTGAAGTCCATtcgaagttattcttcttcttcagaagtgaGAAGAAGTTATGGCACTTCTCTGAATACCGGGAAGTAAACCTGCTTAGAGCAGTCAGTCTTCCTATCAACCTCTGGACCTCTTTCACATTTGATAACAAGTCAGgaatgtcttcgatggctttaattttattGGGATTGACTTCGATCCCCCTTTGTGATACCAGGAACCCTAAAAACTTACCGAAGCTGACTCCGAATGtacatttctcggggttaagcttcatgttgtgctttcTTAGGATGTCAAAGGTTTTTTGGAGGTGTTTCAGATGATCACCTGCATTTAAAGACTTAAttagcatatcatctatataaacctCTATCATTTTCcgtattttcttttaaaacattttgtttacgagcctctgataagtggctccgacgTTCTTAAACCCGATGACATcatattatagcaatatgtgccaaattttgttatgaacgaagttttttcctgatccttcgggttcattttgatttggttgtacGCATAATAGGtatcgaggaaactcatcaactcgtgcccggccatcgcatcaatcatttgattaaTGTTTGGCAATGGAAACGAGTCTTTTGAGCACGCCTTATGCatatccttataatctacgcgcATGCGAAACTTATTGTTCCTTTTTAGAACTACTGctacgttagctagccaatcaggatactttacctcccagATTGAACCAATATCAAGCAATCAAGTTACCTCTTCTTTGGAGAATTTGTTTCTGACCTCGGCGTGCCTTTCTTCTGCCTTACCTGAGGGATATTAGGATCCAGATTTAACTTGTGCACGACCAATTTTGGCGGAATACCTATCATATCCGCATGCAACCATGCAAAACAGTCAACATTaaacttaagaaattcaataaatcctGACCTAAGCTCGGGGTTTAGTCCTATCCCCAAATAGAACTTCCTTTCCAAGAATTTCTCAAACAATGCGACTTGCTCAAGTTCTTCCGCTGTAAATTTGGTTGCGTCTATCTCTTCTGGCACCTAAAAATATCTTGGTACCTGGTAGGATTCTGACGATTCCCCCATGCTGACTTTTTTCGGCTCAGGAGTAAGAGCTGGCTCATGTAGTTCATATGTTGCATGCTCCTTTCCTTTGCTACTAGAAACAGAGATCACGTTCATCTCCCTTACTGCCGAttgatctcctcttatttgtttaattccctccGGAGTTTGGAATTTTAGaagttgatgatatgttgacaACACAACCTTTATCTCGTGGGTGCAGCCATGGTCTTTCAAAAATGATATTATAACCATATCACTGTCTACTACTTCAAAAAGGGTCATCTTCATTACCCCTTCAACGTTCATGTGCAGCAGGATTTCCCTTCGAGTTGTTACACTTGCTAAATTGAACCCAGCGAGGAGATTTGTGGCATGAATAATGCTCCCGATTAGCTTGGCTTGTTCCAGTACTCTCATTTGGATAATGTTGGCTGAACTCTCTGGGTCCGCCAAAACAcatttaatcttaaaatctaaaGCATTAAGAGAGATTACTTGCATCGTTGTGCGAGAGTAGGAGTCTATCTCCGTCTTCCTCCATGAAGGTGATGTCTTCCTCAGTGACTTCCTGGAGTCTCTTGCTATGAGTCATAGAATACATTCGTCTTTTCCGCTGCTAAAAAAGTTCCACCACTAATCTcgttccccatgaaaatcatgttgatcgtcagACGAGggggatcttctcctgctttcggGTGTTTCGCATTATTTCGATTGCGACCATAGTTGTTTTTAGCCCAGTCACTTAAGAACTCTTTGAGATGTCCGTTTTCAGCAATGTTTCAATCTCCTCGTGCAGATGTCGACAATCCCCATTTCGATGGTCGTTGGTCCCATGGTACTCGCACTataaattaggatccctctgACTGGGATCAGATCTCATCAGCCTCAGGAACCGAGCTTCTTTAATGTTTTTCATTACCGAAACTAGTTCCACTACTCTAATATTGAAATTGTATTCGGACAGCCTGGGTAGGTAAAGTCCTGGGGGCCCGATACCTCTTTATCTTGCAATGACCTGTTATTCTGCCGTGATCAGCTCTTCTGTTGGTAGCGAATCTATCTGCCGACCGAAAACTTCTGCCACATTATTTGGCCCTCTTGTCGGGCAAAAACCGACCTTTGGAAGACCGTCGGTCTGTGTCGAAATCATCCTTTAACTTTTACTTATTCTTCTCTCGGTCCCAGCCCTTTGTTGATGTCGGGAAACAAATATAGTCATCCTCAATTCTTATCTTTGACTCATAACGGCTGTgaacatctgcccaagttattgcctGAAACTCGAGCAGACTTTCTTTTCACTTCTGTGAAGCGTCAGAACTCCTCGGATTCAACCCCTTAGTAAATGCCTTCGCTTTCCATTCGTCCAGCAGAGTCGGAAGCATCATCCTCTCCTTCTGAAATCTGATCACGAACTAATTCAGAATCTCCTTGTGCAATTGTAAACATGTCGGCCTTTTGGGCATGTACCTTCTTGGCTCCGTCATGGGCCTTGATAAAAGAATCCGCAAGCATCTTGAAGGAATCTATTGAATGCTCGGGCAGaagtgaataccatgtcagggcccCTTTTGTGAGAgtctccccgaacttcttcaacaaTACCGATTCAATCTCGTGCGGAGccaagtcatttcctttcaccgccattgtataggtggtgatgtgcTCCTGAGGATCTGAAGTCCCATAATATTTCGGCACATCTGCAATTTTGAACCTCTTTGGGATCAATTCTAGTTCCGCACTTGGTTTGAACGACAACTGGTGTAATTCTTTGAGTCCGATCTTTTCAACACCATCGATGCGCTTGGGATTTGATCCATTCAGACGTTTATTTTCCTCATAAACAACATGAGTTCGATTTTAAAGAGACCATTCTCATTGTTGTTATCGGGTCCACTTCCATTCTCCCCGGCCCTGTAGAAGCCGACCTCACCCCTGGGTATTGTTATCAACCCTTTGTGTTGTTTGGTTTATGGGAGCACCAGGAGGAACTGGACCTCTTTTATTCACGTTGTTAGAAGTACCTGACAACGCTTTCTTCAACTCCATCATGACCTAGTCCTGCTGTGAGAGATGGACCATAATAGCCCTTTGTTGCTCCCTTAAGATTTTTGCTGTTTCCACAACGTGCtcgtcttcagcatcatcaggagaTGCCTCTCGAACATGCTGTCGATACAATCCACCTGGACCGACATGGCTACGCCCTCCTCATTGCAGGTATCACTGATTGAATCTTTATATTGAGGCTGATTTACTTGGGACTCAATGTTGTGCGTGTTGTTGACACTGTTATTTGCcgttttttaaatgatttttcaCTAAGAGATAAAGAATTTAAACatgttagtaatagatgcaaggatcaaccCAATTATGCAATTGTCTAAatcccacggtgggcaccaaattgtttactcgtaaaatagtacaactaaatttatacatggtttatagacaagcgaatcgatttgatcccaaaataataaataaattaaataaaatgcaagacttagcATTGAAATTGAGATGAGATAGCAGATATCTTAGTTCCAGGAGCAGAGCTTCCAAAGACAATAGTAATAACAATATGCGAGAAATGAAATAttattgagcttagaataatgtgTATAACATAAGTTTGTCACAAAATTCCTATCCCTCCAATGGTTGTTGGAATCCCTATTTATAGTGGCACATATGGAACAAAGGTTCTAGGATCAAGCtcctcttaaatgataattatgagagccattgaagaatgtgtaatggTAGACTATGAATGCCATATCCTCTATAGCGAACTATGaacttaatactgcaaaataTTCTTCACTGAATGTTGTCAGGTGACATGAATTCATCTGTCTTTATGAGCAACATTCCCTTCGGGGCTTCCCACTGCTGCCTTCGGTCTTGACTTCACCTGTCTCACTTTCCATCTGTCTTTGGTTCCACGTATCATTCTATTATATGAGCATTTAATATGAATCGATTTTACTTTAtacaataatatttttaagtaaggtgctcacaaatacaaaaataaaaatcttataatatagtaaaaaaaagatgaaaatcaaAGATGTTAAACCTAGACAGGGGAAAGGTTGAAATGTAAGTAAGCaaccaaagaaaaggagaaagataaGCATAGTGGAAAAAATGTGGTAAAAgttaaagaaaattataaaataaCGGAAAGTAAAATTTAGAACTTTAATATTTATGTTATATAGTTAATAATATGGGTATTATGTAActtaatatatatttcggtacaaTATTCATATttcgatattttatttttaaatatcgAATATCATACCTAacaccattttttttaaaacttaaatcaAATACCACAATATCGAATACCAAATAACAAACTTTTTGGTTTCTATACagtaatttagtattttttttaatacgCAAGGCCAAAAATGTTACTATCAAATTGCTCAACTCTGTCAACCATTTTATGATTTGTTTCCTCATTCTACAACAATTAATGCAGAAAGAGACATGGTTAATTAATAACTGTGCAATTCAGAATATAGCAAGGTGGTTCTTTTTGTACGGTTGTAATGCAAGATCGACGATAACCTTAAAGGTAATTAAAAGTAACTAGGTAAAGCGGAACAAGTAACTTGAAAGATAAAGCAATTAAACTTCTACAAAACATATTACTCCTACGTTGCATTgtactatcttgttgtttttattctgcttttatatggctttttggtaccgtcccttcttgtctatattttcattaatggggtgcttatgctttcctgagccgatggtctattggaaacaacttctctatccTCATAAGGTAGGGATAAGATTTGCCTATACACTATCCTTCCCAGACCCCCACGGTATGAGATAATACTGGATTTGAGTCTACTCTATAAAAAGCGTTTAATTTGTTTATAATATATGCAATGCTATATAGTTGTAAGTTGTAACTTTAGTTTCTACATTTATCTTGCAATGTCATCTATCATTTGCCACTAATTGAACACTCATTTAGTTTACTATCATTTATTCTCCTCAAATTGCTGTTTTCAAACCTTTTCATTTTGTGGACGGTGCTTCCGACTTTTGCAAATTTAGGATTATACGCTTGTGGATTTCTATATGATCTCAAataaatatacaataataattagTCAAATGAATTAGATTCCAAGCTAAATATTCTTATAAAATTAATAAACTTTTtatacaaaaataacaaaaattattgGATTCACGTGAACCCATACCTATTGCACAAGATCCCTTCCCGTTCTTTGCTTGACATTACAATTATCTCGTGACATTGGCATAGGCATGCTACGGCCTACATCGTGCCATAGTGGCCTGCCACACCTCGTACCATTATCATAGGTATGCCACGACCGACCTCGGGCCATAGTGGTCTGGTACAACCTATCTGTGCCATTGACATAGGCATGCCACCTCCTTATGGTGTTGTATGCTTTCTTGATAACCTTTGAGTCTAAAGTTGGCTATGTCAAAATCTAGTTCTATATCTGAAGGTTTGAAGTTCTAAAAGTTAATATTCAAATTTAGACCTAGGAGTTGTGGTTCTGCCAAATATAAACACTTCAGACCCGTGATTATCAACTTTAGACCCACATTTCTTAAGTTGATTAAGA contains:
- the LOC142174203 gene encoding uncharacterized protein LOC142174203, which produces MQVISLNALDFKIKCVLADPESSANIIQMRVLEQAKLIGSIIHATNLLAGFNLASVTTRREILLHMNVEGVMKMTLFEVVDSDMVIISFLKDHGCTHEIKVVLSTYHQLLKFQTPEGIKQIRGDQSAVREMNVISVSSSKGKEHATYELHEPALTPEPKKVSMGESSESYQVII